A genomic segment from Octopus sinensis linkage group LG4, ASM634580v1, whole genome shotgun sequence encodes:
- the LOC115210936 gene encoding uncharacterized protein LOC115210936, with protein sequence MAVGGSSLDGFSREHRDLMEGIFEEDISVENLVRNSLSDDNKTVDKSVTFTDWTDDVYCEVFTENGSSCQDSDSMASDKFNSDDNNSVTNESESSNKSNDGKSKMISLEGSFKNMGFMMSSVAKKIRAPIDKLRNSKKDEPPPRRRKSSFAELSSVKINKLPQLFVAKYLGKRNCTNLVGARVTKKHVDNMMKTILKKVDSSGDIELPLKYIIVSTKGMHFKEHPLNQVKGVDDLKDCSLESISYCVQDIKYWRVFSYILVKELSSRNYVAECHAFLCDSPVSARKMVVSLAAAFKLQLEKLKKEGLENQQFCVELRTPSELKTSLGDDCDV encoded by the coding sequence ATGGCTGTTGGTGGGAGCAGTTTGGATGGATTTTCTCGAGAACACCGAGATCTGATGGAGGGTATATTCGAAGAAGATATTTCAGTGGAAAATTTAGTGAGAAATTCATTATCAGACGACAACAAAACTGTTGATAAATCGGTGACTTTCACAGATTGGACTGATGATGTTTACTGTGAGGTTTTCACTGAAAACGGCTCCAGTTGTCAAGATTCTGATAGCATGGCTTCAGATAAATTTAACTCTGACGATAATAATTCAGTAACGAACGAATCTGAATCTTCGAATAAGTCTAATGATGGAAAATCGAAAATGATATCTTTAGAAGGATCTTTCAAAAACATGGGCTTCATGATGTCTTCTGTTGCAAAGAAGATACGAGCACCGATTGACAAACTGAGGAATTCCAAGAAGGATGAACCCCCACCGCGACGAAGAAAGTCTTCCTTTGCAGAACTTTCAAGtgtgaaaataaacaaacttccTCAACTGTTCGTTGCTAAATACCTGGGTAAGAGAAATTGTACAAATTTAGTCGGAGCACGAGTAACGAAGAAGCACGTGGATAACATGAtgaaaacaatattgaaaaaagTTGATTCTTCGGGAGATATCGAATTACCATTGAAGTACATAATCGTATCAACGAAAGGCATGCATTTTAAGGAACATCCTTTGAACCAAGTGAAAGGAGTCGACGATCTAAAGGACTGTTCTTTAGAGTCAATATCCTACTGTGTACAAGATATCAAGTACTGGcgagttttttcttatattttagtcAAAGAACTATCTTCCAGGAATTACGTTGCTGAATGCCATGCTTTTCTCTGCGATTCTCCGGTAAGTGCCCGTAAAATGGTTGTTTCTTTAGCTGCCGCTTTCAAACTACAGCtggaaaaactgaaaaaagaaggTTTGGAAAACCAGCAGTTTTGCGTAGAACTTCGAACTCCCAGTGAATTAAAGACTTCCCTGGGTGATGACTGTGATGTTTGA